In Kribbella amoyensis, the genomic stretch CAACGGGGGAGAACCCAAGAAGTGAGCACGCAGAAGACCTTCACGCTGGCCGTCGTCGGGGGCGACGGGATCGGGCCCGAGGTGACCGCCGAGGCACTCAAGGTGCTCGACGCGGTGAGCGCGGTCCACGGTGTGACCTTCACCCGGACCGAGTACGACCTCGGCGCCAAGCGCTGGCACGCGACCGGCGAGACGCTGCCGGACGCGGAGCTCGAGGAGATCCGCAAGCACGACGCGATCCTGCTCGGCGCGGTCGGCGACCCGTCGGTGCCGTCCGGCGTGCTCGAGCGCGGCCTGCTGCTGAAGCTGCGGTTCGCCCTCGACCACTACGTGAACCTGCGCCCGTCGAAGATCTACCCCTCCGTCGGTTCCCCGCTGGCGGCCCCGGGCGAGGTCGACTTCGTCGTCGTCCGCGAGGGCACCGAGGGCCCGTACGTCGGCAACGGCGGCGCGCTCCGGGTCGGCACGCCGGCCGAGATCGCCACCGAGGTGTCGGTCAACACCGCGTACGGCGTGGAGCGGGTCGTGCGCGACGCGTTCGCCCGGGCCCAGGCGCGGCCGCGCAAGAAGCTCACCCTGGTCCACAAGAACAACGTGCTCGTGCACGCCGGTCACCTGTGGAAGCGCACCGTCGACGCGGTCGCCGCGGAGTTCCCCGAGATCACGGTGGACTACCTGCACGTAGACGCCGCGACGATCTTCCTGGTCACCGACCCGGCCCGGTTCGACGTGATCGTCACCGACAACCTGTTCGGCGACATCCTCACGGACCTGGCGGCCGCGATCTCGGGCGGAATCGGGCTGGCCGCGAGCGGCAACATCAACCCGGACCGGACCGCGCCGAGCATGTTCGAGCCGGTCCACGGGTCGGCCCCCGACATCGCCGGCCAGCAGAAGGCGGACCCGACCGCGGCGATCCTGTCGGCGGCGCTGCTGCTGGACCACCTGGGCCTGACCGAGGCGGCCGCGGCCATCGAGGCGGCCGTGACGGCGGACATCGAGGAGCGCACCGGCGCCCCGCGAGCGACCGCCGAGATCGGCGACGCCATCGCCAAGCGCGCGGCCGGCTGAGTACTCGCATGACCACTCGGCCAAGAGGTACGGTGCGCTCATGAGCGCCGATCTGCACTTCACCGTTGAGCCAAACACCCATCCGGCCAGCGACGACCAGCGCGCCACGATCCTGGCGAACCCGGGATTCGGGCAGTACTTCTCCGACCACATGGCGATCGCCACCTGGACCCAGGAGAACGGCTGGCACGACGCGAGGATCACCGCCTTCGGGCCGCTGGAGCTGTCTCCGGCGACCTCGGTGTTCCACTACGCCCAGACCATCTTCGAAGGGATGAAGGCCTACCGGCATCCCGACGACTCGATCCACACCTTCCGGCCGGAGGCGAACGCGGTCCGGTTCGCCCGGTCCGCGCGGCGGCTCGCGCTGCCGGAGCTGCCCGAGTCCGCCTTCCTGGAGTCGCTGGTCAAGCTGGTCGAGATCGACAAGGCGTGGGTCCCCAGCGGTGGGGAGACGTCGCTCTACCTGCGGCCGTTCATGTTCGGTT encodes the following:
- a CDS encoding 3-isopropylmalate dehydrogenase — encoded protein: MSTQKTFTLAVVGGDGIGPEVTAEALKVLDAVSAVHGVTFTRTEYDLGAKRWHATGETLPDAELEEIRKHDAILLGAVGDPSVPSGVLERGLLLKLRFALDHYVNLRPSKIYPSVGSPLAAPGEVDFVVVREGTEGPYVGNGGALRVGTPAEIATEVSVNTAYGVERVVRDAFARAQARPRKKLTLVHKNNVLVHAGHLWKRTVDAVAAEFPEITVDYLHVDAATIFLVTDPARFDVIVTDNLFGDILTDLAAAISGGIGLAASGNINPDRTAPSMFEPVHGSAPDIAGQQKADPTAAILSAALLLDHLGLTEAAAAIEAAVTADIEERTGAPRATAEIGDAIAKRAAG